In the genome of Ostrinia nubilalis chromosome 30, ilOstNubi1.1, whole genome shotgun sequence, one region contains:
- the LOC135086047 gene encoding serine hydrolase-like protein has product MSGKEVKEWFVDTVFGKLAVVSWGDPSRPPVLMVHGYMDTAATFIPLMEELPDSYYYVAFDVPGHGKSCHLPMGPSPTQTITIESVRAVVNYMAWDSFLFMGHSIGGMAGVLYNRLYPGKITRIVLLDPLLALAVYYNVTHDIQEHYRRSYYNYYDQVITNKNPRSLYPYDKAVSVIMKNRQLTRKQAEIVLSRSLEPLTGGLYRFTTQPIMKKLGCLPLRLNMLIDVLSKQPPILSLVASKQRFQTHEKEFIEQLSHVLKRERNFYHTIEGHHDVHVTNPELLAPFIADFLKKDPLVNKKAKL; this is encoded by the exons ATGTCCGGAAAAGAAGTGAAAGAGTGGTTCGTGGATACAGTTTTTGGAAAATTGGCAG TTGTATCCTGGGGAGACCCCAGCCGTCCTCCAGTGCTGATGGTCCACGGGTACATGGACACCGCAGCCACATTCATTCCTCTGATGGAAGAACTGCCTGATAGTTATTACTACGTCGCCTTTGATGTTCCAG GCCATGGCAAGTCGTGTCACCTTCCCATGGGCCCTTCGCCGACCCAGACTATTACCATAGAATCTGTGAGAGCCGTGGTCAATTATATGGCATGGGACTCCTTCCTGTTTATGGGGCATTCCATAGGAGGCATGGCTG GTGTCCTCTACAATCGCCTTTACCCTGGGAAAATAACTAGAATAGTGCTTTTGGATCCTCTGCTGGCTCTGGCCGTCTATTACAATGTAACGCACGACATACAAGAGCATTATCGGCGTTCTTACTATAATTATTACGACCAGGTTATTAC CAATAAAAATCCACGCAGTTTGTATCCATATGACAAAGCTGTTTCAGTCATAATGAAGAACCGACAGTTGACCAGAAAGCAGGCTGAAATCGTTCTCTCCAGGTCTTTAGAGCCACTTACAGGAGGTCTTTACag GTTCACAACGCAGCCTATAATGAAGAAACTAGGCTGTCTGCCGTTACGGTTGAACATGCTAATCGACGTATTATCAAAGCAACCGCCCATACTGAGCCTTGTGGCCTCCAAACAAAGGTTTCAAACCCATGAGAAGGAATTTATAGAGCAGTTAAGCCATGTTCTAAAGAGAGAACGTAATTTTTACCATACCATAGAAGGTCACCACGACGTTCATGTCACAAATCCGGAACTTTTGGCGCCATTTATTGCGGACTTTTTGAAAAAAGATCCGTTGGTCAATAAGAAGGCCAAactgtaa
- the LOC135086046 gene encoding serine hydrolase-like protein: MEIDYNDLSIPAPWGKVSVATWGSPSSPPVLLMHGRQDSAATFVALVKLLPTDHYYVAVDLPGHGRSDPYPKGLVGARFHYVHTVDIVVKHMGWKKFVFIGHSMGCEIGLFYNAANPSRISAFILLDPGPTFQRLQQPDHVRFFKHFYVRYYGNYKRYNGPGLVYTKRKILDNVMKGRQFNEEQAEVALSRNLVQIGDDKYRLTTDSRSKYCVPQNFPNNYYIHLFTYNAPPTLITAMSHGSRGVKRGKEGADELLEAMEKKIRIFKRLELVGGHDHHVTHPEELIAPIEEFLREHSSQVQSKL, translated from the exons ATGGAGATAGATTATAACGATCTAAGTATACCTGCTCCTTGGGGGAAAGTTTCAG TGGCTACATGGGGCTCCCCATCCAGCCCACCAGTGCTGCTAATGCACGGCAGACAAGACAGTGCGGCCACATTTGTCGCGCTCGTGAAACTCCTGCCAACGGACCACTATTATGTTGCAGTTGACCTGCCAGGACATGGAAGATCAGATCCCTACCCCAAAG GTCTGGTGGGAGCAAGATTTCACTACGTACACACTGTGGACATAGTGGTAAAGCATATGGGCTGGAAGAAATTCGTCTTCATAGGCCACTCCATGGGCTGTGAAATTG GTTTATTCTACAACGCAGCAAATCCAAGTCGGATCAGCGCGTTCATCCTCCTGGACCCAGGACCAACCTTCCAGAGGCTACAGCAGCCGGATCATGTGCGCTTTTTCAAACACTTCTACGTCAGATACTATGGGAATTATAAAAG atacAATGGGCCTGGTTTAGTGTACACAAAGAGAAAAATCCTAGATAACGTGATGAAGGGCCGCCAGTTCAATGAAGAACAGGCAGAAGTAGCTCTTTCTAGAAACCTGGTGCAGATCGGGGATGATAAATATAG GTTAACAACGGACTCCAGATCTAAATACTGCGTACCTCAAAACTTTCCAAACAACTATTACATACACCTATTCACTTACAACGCTCCCCCCACCCTTATAACGGCAATGAGTCACGGTTCCCGCGGTGTTAAGAGGGGGAAAGAAGGCGCTGACGAGTTATTAGAAGCAATGGAAAAgaaaattcgtatttttaaaagattagAACTGGTAGGAGGGCATGATCATCATGTGACACATCCTGAGGAATTGATAGCGCCGATTGAAGAGTTTTTGAGGGAGCACTCTAGTCAGGTCCAGTCAAAGTTGTAG
- the LOC135086044 gene encoding serine hydrolase-like protein: protein MKLTALRLAKSFTNSALQATEQNIEVKVPWGKLAALTWGNPSNSPVLLCHGRFDTCSSYRPLVNLLPDNYFYVSVDLPGYGYSDPFPRGAKINAMDFVPTIARVKEHFRWDQFAYIGHSLGALFSKFYNIAYPGHLSRIVELDPAPAYWPTHDFRTWYHEGYGPFYSDEHYQKLNSGYENAPKYTYEEVRKRLMKARGLDEKSADHVLERCLEPAGDGLFRLTHDQRLKLNTLLPFPKGAYIDLYTASKTPILAILSPESMKIYKNYPMVTDDNAWPNRNYRHVILNVGHDVHLHSPEECAKLITEFLKK from the exons ATGAAACTTACTGCACTGCGGCTCGCCAAATC GTTTACAAACTCGGCATTACAAGCAACGGAACAAAACATTGAAGTGAAGGTACCGTGGGGAAAATTGGCAG cTTTAACCTGGGGAAATCCATCCAACTCACCAGTCCTTCTCTGCCACGGTCGGTTCGACACCTGCTCATCGTATAGACCCCTCGTGAACCTACTGCCTGATAACTATTTCTATGTCAGCGTAGACTTGCCTGGATATGGGTACTCGGATCCCTTCCCGAGGGGTGCTAAGATTAATGCAATGGACTTTGTACCTACTATAGCGAGGGTTAAGGAACATTTTCGATGGGACCAGTTCGCTTATATTGGGCACTCGCTCGGAGCATTATTTA GCAAGTTCTATAACATAGCGTACCCAGGTCATCTATCGCGTATAGTGGAGCTGGACCCGGCCCCAGCTTATTGGCCCACTCACGACTTCAGGACTTGGTACCATGAGGGCTACGGGCCGTTCTACAGCGATGAGCATTATCAGAAATTAAATTCGGGGTACGAAAATGCACCGAAGTATACTTATGAGGAG GTTAGAAAAAGGCTAATGAAAGCAAGGGGTTTGGACGAAAAGTCTGCAGATCACGTTCTTGAGAGATGCCTGGAACCGGCTGGCGATGGTTTATTTAG GTTGACCCACGACCAGCGCTTGAAACTGAATACTCTTCTGCCCTTCCCAAAAGGCGCATACATAGATCTCTACACGGCCTCTAAGACCCCAATCTTGGCTATTCTCTCCCCAGAATCCATGAAGATATACAAGAACTATCCTATGGTTACAGACGATAATGCGTGGCCTAATAGGAACTACAGGCATGTAATTTTGAATGTAGGCCACGATGTTCATTTGCACAGCCCCGAAGAATGCGCAAAGTTGATCACTGAATTTTTGAAGAAGtag
- the LOC135086045 gene encoding serine hydrolase-like protein 2, translating into MYKIKATNEWFIDAPWGKIALISWGDPSGTPVLLVHGRQDSAATFIPLLEHLPDSYYYVGMDLPGHGQSDPLPIGPMLTRLHFLVAVEYALRHLNWDQFVFIGHSMGCEQGLFYNRIYPGKITKFIFLDPLPSLQRLQIHNYEEYYGSFYKEYYSKYKKYNHDDRVYTKKKVLEAVMRNRGLNENQAELVLSRNLHCIGEDLYKLAWDKRLKFPAPQNYPVDYYVDLFSKLLPPTLIISASNSLNPDFRERNEKALHLVRELQKNTDYFFVETVTGGHDVHLTDSESVARCVLGFLSKTMKKAKL; encoded by the exons atgtataaaataaaagcaaCAAATGAATGGTTTATTGATGCGCCATGGGGTAAAATAGCTT TGATATCATGGGGCGATCCCTCTGGCACTCCGGTTCTCCTGGTCCACGGACGTCAAGATAGCGCTGCCACCTTCATCCCTCTGTTAGAACATCTACCGGACTCATACTATTACGTTGGCATGGACCTACCAGGGCATGGGCAGTCAGATCCACTTCCTAtag gTCCAATGTTAACGAGGCTCCACTTTCTTGTTGCGGTTGAGTATGCATTGAGACACCTCAACTGGGACCAGTTTGTGTTTATTGGACACTCCATGGGCTGCGAACAGG GTTTATTCTACAACAGAATATATCCCGGAAAGATCACAAAATTCATTTTTCTTGATCCGTTGCCGTCTCTTCAAAGACTTCAAATTCACAACTATGAGGAGTACTACGGATCTTTTTACAAAGAATACTAtagtaaatacaaaaaatacaacCATGACGACCGAGTGTATACTAAGAAGAAAGTTCTGGAAGCAGTGATGAGGAATAGAGGGTTAAATGAAAATCAAGCGGAATTGGTTCTGTCAAGAAATCTTCATTGTATTGGAGAAGATTtgtataa ATTGGCCTGGGACAAGCGGTTAAAATTTCCAGCACCCCAAAATTACCCTGTTGATTATTATGTAGACCTTTTTTCAAAATTACTACCCCCCACCCTTATAATTTCAGCTTCAAACAGCCTGAACCCAGATTTTAGGGAACGGAATGAGAAAGCATTGCATTTAGTTAgggaattacaaaaaaatacggATTATTTCTTCGTAGAAACAGTGACTGGTGGCCATGACGTTCATTTGACTGATTCTGAGTCGGTGGCCAGATGTGTTTTAGGTTTTTTGAGTAAAACAATGAAGAAGGCTAAACTTTGA